In a single window of the Halococcus salifodinae DSM 8989 genome:
- a CDS encoding universal stress protein, producing the protein MTPSHVLVPLDGSPLASEALNHALEIFDCQITVLNIVTPLDGGMSEGSVFEVNQDRVDDADDQATELVEAARQRVASDNQSVKTVIKTGDPSETILAYIETYDVDHIVMGSHGEDGSELKRRLLGTVSTAVIGEASIPVTIIR; encoded by the coding sequence GCACGTGTTGGTTCCGCTCGATGGATCACCGTTAGCTAGCGAAGCCCTAAACCATGCGCTTGAAATATTCGACTGTCAAATTACGGTGCTAAATATCGTGACACCGCTGGACGGCGGGATGAGTGAGGGATCTGTATTTGAGGTCAATCAGGACCGGGTTGACGATGCCGACGACCAAGCGACCGAACTGGTTGAGGCAGCTCGGCAGCGGGTTGCCTCAGACAACCAGTCCGTGAAAACGGTCATCAAGACAGGCGATCCCTCCGAGACTATTCTGGCATATATCGAGACTTACGACGTCGACCACATCGTGATGGGAAGCCATGGTGAGGACGGCAGTGAATTAAAACGACGTCTGCTTGGGACAGTTTCGACTGCAGTTATCGGTGAGGCATCGATTCCGGTCACTATCATTCGCTAA